The sequence below is a genomic window from Lolium perenne isolate Kyuss_39 chromosome 7, Kyuss_2.0, whole genome shotgun sequence.
GCAGGCGGCGACCGTCCACGGACCTGTGGCAAACGGCGTGGCGGCGCCCACGTTGGCTGTGAAGGATCAGAAGATCAATGGTAGCGACGGGAGCGGCGGGGCCAAGAAACGGCGCGGCCCAGCGGTGCTGCTGGAGGGGTCACGGTGCAGCCGCGTGAACGGCCGAGGGTGGCGCTGCAGCCAGCCGACGCTCGTCGGCTACTCGCTCTGCGAGCACCACCTCGGCAAGGGCCGGATGCGCGCCGCAACAGCTGCTGCCGCTGCTGGCGGCGGACGGGGCGGCCCGGGCCAGCTCGGCCGTACCGAGCACAGGGCTAGGATACCAGTCTCCATTGGCGCGGTGACCACGGCGGCGGCCAAGTCCGACGAGCCGGGCCTGGGAAGCTATTAGGACGGCGGTGGGCGACGTgaattctagctgctgcatttctTTTGTGGGCATCAATGTCGGCGGTGGCATGCAGGTGACGGCACACATGGGAGGCGATTTGGGGCTTGTGATCATCTCGTGCATCTGCGCCCAAATTTGACCGGGATTTCCGAGTAGATCGTTGGCACCTGCAATCATCAGCCGAGCCATGCAACATTGCGACTGTGTGATCGCGTCTGTAACAACAGTATCCCATCATGTAGATCTCCTGTGGTTGGTGCAACTTTCGTGTAAAAAGCACATGCATTTTTGTTCAAAAGAAATTATCAAGACGGAAACAACGATTTAAATAACTGCAAATTAACTAGGGAAAGATGTATTG
It includes:
- the LOC127317786 gene encoding uncharacterized protein gives rise to the protein MRIRRRPQPSPSPSPSSFLLLHSDPSTSAAPQQTPRNAERSQERRGLEVDGGGSKEEERRHANVDLGHKSAVARRLALPQDNAAGCVDSPGADLGADDLHRRGLVNGHGGTDWKLDMACTSRLGEQAATVHGPVANGVAAPTLAVKDQKINGSDGSGGAKKRRGPAVLLEGSRCSRVNGRGWRCSQPTLVGYSLCEHHLGKGRMRAATAAAAAGGGRGGPGQLGRTEHRARIPVSIGAVTTAAAKSDEPGLGSY